The region AGCATGTTGATGGCCGCCAGCTCGCTCTCGGCCTGCAGGAACACGCGTCCCAACTGCGGCATGCGCCGCGCCATGTATTCGAGCACTTCGGTCTGCGGGGTGATCGGATAGCCGAAATAGGCCTGACAGCCGGCCCGTATCGCGGACTCCGCAATCGCCTCATTGCCCTTCATCAGGATTTTGGAAGACATGGATGCGCTCCTCTTCCAGGATATCGTCATCGCCAGAACAACAAAACGGTGGTATGCCGCGTCATCACGGCACACGCACCGTTTTGTACACTACAATCGCCACATCGGGGCACATCATGGCGCACATGGCGCACCCTGTGCATTCCCCTTTCGGGTCCACCTGCGTCGCCGGCCGATAGCCCTTGGCGTTAAAATGGTCCGCAATATGCACCAGGTCAAACGGGCAGACCGTCGTGCACAGGCCGCACCCCTTACAGCGGTCCTCATCCACTACAATGTGGGACATCCTTCGTTGACCTCCTTGTCAGTGATGTTCGGTTGGAAAGTGCAGACAATCCCATTATTTCACAGGCTCATAACTCATGCCGCTGAGATACACCCCCAGGGCAAGGGAAGCCAGCTTGGCGTCCGGCGGGTCCGAGCGCGAGGGCATGACGATGGGACAGCGCCCACCGACGATCACGCTGGCCATTTGGCCGCCGGCGAAGTAGGTGATGGCCTTTGCCAGCAGGTTGCCGGCCTCGATATCCGGCGCGACCAGGATGTCGGCGCGGCCGGCGACATCGCTCTCGATACCTTTGATGCTCGCCGCCACCTCGGAAATGGCGTTATCCAGCGCCAGAGGCCCATCCACAATCCCCCCGACGATCTGCCCCCGCTGGGCCATTTTCGAAAGGTTGGCCGCGTCAATGCTGATGGGGATCTTGGGATTGACCACCTCCGTGGCAGAGAGGATCGCCACTCTCGGCCGCTCCACCCCCAGCGCGCGAGCAACATTGATGGCGTTCTGCACCATGCAGGCTTTGGCCTGCAAGTCCGGCGCCGTGCAAACGAGGATATCGGTCACGAAAATCAGGCGGTCGAAATTGGGGATCTCAAACACCGCCACATCGCTCATCACACATTCGCCGTTGCGCAGGCCGGAGATGGGGTCATCCGCCACACGCACCAGATGTCGCGGTTGTGCCTTGGCATTCATGACGATGTCGGCCAGGCCGTTGCGCGCCATCTCCACAGCCCGCTCTGCCGCCCGGCGCTGGCTCGGTTCATGGATAATCTCAGGGAAGCCCAGGTCAAATTTCCCTTCGGCGAGAAGGGTCTCGATGCGTTCCACGTTGCCGAGCAGGGTAAACTCCGCCAGGCCGCGCTGATAGGCCAGCGCGGCGGCTTCCAGCGCTTCCCACTGGTCGGCGGCGACCAGGACCACGTGCTTAGGGCCGCGCGTTTGGGCCAGTTGGATCAACTCCTCAAAGGTGCGAATGGCCATCGCTTTCTCTCCCATCTATCCGTATATCCACAGTTTCGTGCACCGAATCCCAGGGGCGCTGTATTGTCAGCCGGCGCCTGGCTCTTCCTCCCACGGCGGGAAGAAGAAGCGCTCCAGCGGCAGGAGCGGCGTGTCCGCCGGCAGTTGATCGGCCACCGCCGGCAGAAGGCTCTGCTCCACCGCCACCATCGCCAGCGGTATGCCCAACCGCTGACTCGCCCGCACCAGCACCTTCCACCCTTCCAGGAACTGTTCCGGAGTAGTGCTGGCCAGCATGTGCGGGTTCCCCACCAACCCGCCGGCCAACAGCCGGGTGGTCAGCTCCATATCGCGCACCGCGCTGGCAATGCCCACATCATCCTGTGTGAACGGACGATATGGGTTCACCACCACATACATGATGTAGCCCCGCTCCCGCAGGACATCGCGGTACTGGGCCAGCACCCTGGCGCCCTGCACATCGCCGCCTACATCGAGGACCACAGTGCGC is a window of Anaerolineae bacterium DNA encoding:
- a CDS encoding bifunctional enoyl-CoA hydratase/phosphate acetyltransferase; protein product: MAIRTFEELIQLAQTRGPKHVVLVAADQWEALEAAALAYQRGLAEFTLLGNVERIETLLAEGKFDLGFPEIIHEPSQRRAAERAVEMARNGLADIVMNAKAQPRHLVRVADDPISGLRNGECVMSDVAVFEIPNFDRLIFVTDILVCTAPDLQAKACMVQNAINVARALGVERPRVAILSATEVVNPKIPISIDAANLSKMAQRGQIVGGIVDGPLALDNAISEVAASIKGIESDVAGRADILVAPDIEAGNLLAKAITYFAGGQMASVIVGGRCPIVMPSRSDPPDAKLASLALGVYLSGMSYEPVK
- a CDS encoding 4Fe-4S dicluster domain-containing protein — translated: MSHIVVDEDRCKGCGLCTTVCPFDLVHIADHFNAKGYRPATQVDPKGECTGCAMCAMMCPDVAIVVYKTVRVP